The Pseudomonas sp. Marseille-Q3773 DNA window CGGCCCGATCGTCAACGACGTGCTGGGCGCCATTGCCGGGCCCACGCCGATCGCCATGTGGTGGGCATTCCTGGAAACCGAAAACCCGATCCTCGACGGCTTCTACCAGATCAACCGTGCCGATACCTTGGGCAAGATGCGCGAGGCTGCCGCCAAAGTGCACGCGCCCGGGCTGAATTTTGTCTGGGCCAATGCGCGCGGCGACATTGGCTGGTGGGCGGCTGCGCAGTTACCGGTTCGCCCCGACGGGGTCGACCCGGCGTTCATTCTCGACGGGGCCAGGGCCCAGGCCACCAAGCTCGGCTTCTACCCGTTCAGCGTCAACCCGCAGCAGGAAAACCCGGCGCGCGGCTATATCGTCTCGGCCAACTACCAACCGCCGGCAGTGGTGCCGATACCGGGTTACTACAACCTGCCAGACCGGGGCCGTCAGCTCGACAACCAATTGGCCAACCCCGAGGTGAAGTGGGACACCCAGAACAGCCAGCAGCTGCAACTGGGCACCGCCAGCGATTATGGCCCGCGTACCCTTGCCCCGTTGTTGGCAACGCTGCGCGCGGTGGCCGAGGGTGACGAAGAGAAGGAACTGGTGGAGCAACTGGCCGCCTGGACAGGCGACTATCCGCTGGATTCGGTCAGCGCCACGCTGTTCAACCAGTTCCTCTACGAACTGGCGTTTGCCGCACTGCATGACGAACTGGGCGATACCTGGTTCCCGGTGCTGATCAGCACCCGTGTCATCGACGCCGCCCTGCCACGCCTGGCGGCGGATGCCGGTTCGCCCTGGTGGAACACCCGTGGTGGCAACCAGCGCACCGACCGTAGCGCCGTCGTGCGCGTAGCCTGGCAGCACAGCCTGAAGCACCTGCGCGACACCTTGGGCAACGACCCGGCCAGCTGGCAGTGGGGCAAGGCGCACACCCTGACCCACAACCACCCGCTTGGGGTGAAGAAGCCACTGCACCTGCTGTTCAACGTCGGCCCGTTCGCCGCGCCGGGCACCCACGAGGTACCAAACAACCTCTCGGCGAAGATCGGCCCGGCGCCATGGCCGGTGAACTACGGGCCATCTACCCGACGGCTGATCGACTTCGCCGATGCCGGGCAGGCGCTGACCAGCAACCCGGTCGGGCAGAGTGGCGTACCGTTCGACAGGCATTACTCGGACCAGGCCGAGGGCTATGTGCAGGGGCAGTACCAGCGGGTGCAGATGGGCATGATACCGGCGCAAAGTAGCTTGCGACTGGTACCAGGGCCGTGAGGGTCTGCTTCCGCGCCCACCCTGTAAGAGCGGCTTAGTGTCGCGATGGGCCGCACAGCGGCCCCAACAATTCCAAATTCTCTACAGTCCCCCAGCCGAGACCCACTTCATGCAAAGACACTTCATCGAAATCGACGGCGCCCGGATGAGCTACGTCGACCAAGGCCAGGGCTTCCCGGTCCTGCTCGGCCACAACTATCTATGGTCCGCCGACATGTGGCAGCCACAGATCGACGCTTTGTCAGCTCACTTTCGCGTCATCGTGCCCGAGCTGTGGGGCCACGGCGGCTCCGACGCCCCACCCGCCACTACGACCGACATGAGCGCCCTCGCCCGCCAGCACCTGGCGCTGCTGGACGCCCTGGATATCGGCCAATGCCACCTGGTCGGCCTGTCGGTCGGTGGCATGTGGGGCGCGCAGTTGGCGCTGGAGCACCCGCACCGGGTCGACCGCCTGGTGCTGATGGATACTTACCTCGGTGCCGAACCGGAGGCGACGCGGATCAAGTATTTCGGCCTCCTGGACGCCGCCAGCGCCGCGGGTATGTTCCCGGAACCCTTGCTGGATATCGTCGTGCCGATCTTCTTCCACGCGGGCGGGCAGACGGTGCCGCTGGTGCGGGAAACTTTCCGTGCAGCGCTGAAGGCCAGCAGTGCCGAGGTGATTCGGCAAAGCCTCGATCCGCTGGGGCGAGTGATTTTCGGCCGACCGGACCTGTTGCCACGACTGGGTGAGCTGGCCAGCGAGCGGACCATCGTGGTCTGTGGCGACCAGGACATTCCACGGCCGCCTGAAGAGTCCAGCGAGATGGCGCGGCTCATTGGTTGCCTGGCAGCGCAGATTCCGTTTGCCGGGCATATTTCGAGCCTGGAGAACCCACGGGTGGTCAATGAGTTCCTGTTGAATTGGTTGCCGCGTAACCCTTGAGCTAGCCAGCACCGCCTTGCAGCCCTTTCGCAACACCAGGCCGCCCAGCGAGAGAACGCGTAGCCTCGGCTTGCGCATGCTCTTGCAGGAGCGGCCTTGTATCGCGCTGGCCGCAGGGCGGCCCCCTTCAAACAGTCAACCCTGCCATTTGCCGCCTTCGACGATCACGCTTTCCGGCTTGGTGTCATCGCTCAGCTCCTTGCGCACGTACTGGTCATACAGTTTCAGCAGGAACTTTTCTTCCCCCAGCTTGGCCAACTCGGCATTGACCCAATCACGCAGCTCGATATTGCCTTTCTTCACCGCCGGTGCAATCGGTGCCTCGTCACCCAGCAGCTCAGGCAGCACACGGTAGCCCGGGTTCTGCTTGGCCCAGCTGAACAAGATCAGGTTGTCCTGCGCATAGGCATCGCCACGCCCTGTGGCCAGCGCTTGCAGCGACTCACTGTTCTTCTCGAACTTGAGCAGCTTCCAGTCCGGGTGATTCCTGGTCAGCCAGATATCGGCGGTGGTGCCGGTGGTGACGATGATGGTCTTGTCGGCCAGGTCATCGAGTTTCTGAACCGGGCTGCCGTCCGCCACGATCGCCTGCACGGCAACGCGCAGGTTGGGGTTGGTGAAGTCCACCGCTTCCTTGCGCTCTGGAGTCACGGTCATGTTGGCGAGAATCAGGTCGACCTTGTCGCTCTGCAGGAACGGGATACGGCTGGCCGGCTCCACGGCAACGAACTCGACCTTGTTCTCGTCACCCAGCAGGTCCTTGGCCAGGCGCCGGCCAATGTCAGTGTCAAAGCCCACATAGCGGCCCTTTTCATCGACGAAACCGAACGGCGGCTTGTCGGTGAACACCCCGACAATCAGCTTGTCGCGCGCCTTGATGGTTTCCAGGTAGCTGGTGGCCGGCGATGCGGCCGCCGGCTTGGGTGGTTCCTCGGCCTTGTTGCAGCCGGCCAGCAGGGCCAGGCCGAACAGCGGCGCCAGCAGTTTAGTGAAGTTGGCAGTTTTCATGACAGTTCCTTGTGCAGTGTCTTCGGCAGGCTTTCTACGAAGGAGAATTTCTCCAGGAACTGCTGCGCGCGTGCGGTCTGCGGTCGGGTGAAGAAGCTCTCGGGGGCGCCCTGTTCAAGGATCCTGCCGGCCTCCATGAACACGATGCGGTCGGCAACCGCGCGAGCGAAGGCCATTTCGTGGGTAACGATGAGCAAGGTCATGCCGTCGCGGGCCAGGCCCTGGATCACCTGCAGCACCTCCTTGACCATTTCTGGGTCGAGGGCTGCGGTGACTTCGTCGAACAGCATCACCTCGGGGTTCATGCACAGCGAACGCACAATCGCGATGCGTTGCTGCTGGCCCCCGGACAACTGCCGGGGAAAGGCATCGCGCTTGTCCAGCAGGCCGACCCGCGCCAGCAGCGCCTCGGCTTGCGCCTGCGCTTCGGCGCGCTCGCGCTTCTGCACCTTGAGCGGGCCGAGCAGCAGGTTGTCGATCACGCTCATATGGCCGAACAGGTGATAGCTCTGGAACACCATGCCAACCCGCTGGCGGATGGCGCGCCAGTCGGTGCGCGGGTCGAGCAGCTCCTGCCCAGCCAGGCGCAGGTGGCCGCCGTGGGCCTGCTCCAGGCCGTTGAGGCAACGCAGCAGGGTGCTTTTGCCACAGCCGCTGGGGCCGAGGATGACCACCACTTCGCCGGCCGCCACCTTCAGGTCGACGCCCTTGAGCACCTGTTGCTCGCCGAAGAACTTGTTGAAACCCTGGAATTCGATCAATGCGCTCATGAGTGGGCCCAGCGGCGTTCCAGCACGCGCGAAGCGGCGGACAGCGGATAACAGACGATGAAGAAGAACAGGAACAAGGCGCCGTAGATCAGCACCGATTCGTAGGTGCGTTCGATGATCTGCTGGCCGGCCTTGATCACCTCGACCACGCCGATCAGCACCGCCAGCGAACTGGTCTTGATGATCCGCGTGTAGATGTTGATGGTCGGCGGGGTCATGCGCTTGAGCGCCTGCGGCAACAGGACATAGCCATACAGCTGCCAGCCGGCCAGGCCAATCGACAACCCGGCCTCGCGCTGGCCGCGCGGTAGCGAACGCAGTGCGCCCCGCACCACCTCGCCAACCTCGCTGGCGCCCCAGAGGCCCAGCACCAGTACCGCGCACCAGAAGCTGGGAATGCTCAGGCCGAAGAAGATCGGCAGGCCGAAAAAAACCAGGTACAGCCAGACC harbors:
- a CDS encoding penicillin acylase family protein, with amino-acid sequence MKRSLTLLAVVVAVAAGAGYWYVQGKLPQREGEVAVAGLQAPVSVRYDARGVPHLQAQSEADLYRALGYVHAQDRLFQMEILRRLARGELAEVLGDKLLPTDILFRSLRIREQAALMAKRQDRQSPAWLALQAYLDGVNSWQASHPKPVEFDLLGITPRPFGAEDTLSIAGYLAYSFAAAFRTEPALTYIRDQLGPEYLSIFDLGWQPEGALGTPLAAADWQSLETLARLSHEALGAAGVPQFEGSNAWAVAGSRTRNGKPLLAGDPHIGFAVPAVWYEAELSAPGFNLYGYFQALNPFALLGHNRDFGWSLTMFQNDDVDLIAERSNPADENQVMIDGQWQALEKTEQQIAVKGEAPVTLSLRRSPHGPIVNDVLGAIAGPTPIAMWWAFLETENPILDGFYQINRADTLGKMREAAAKVHAPGLNFVWANARGDIGWWAAAQLPVRPDGVDPAFILDGARAQATKLGFYPFSVNPQQENPARGYIVSANYQPPAVVPIPGYYNLPDRGRQLDNQLANPEVKWDTQNSQQLQLGTASDYGPRTLAPLLATLRAVAEGDEEKELVEQLAAWTGDYPLDSVSATLFNQFLYELAFAALHDELGDTWFPVLISTRVIDAALPRLAADAGSPWWNTRGGNQRTDRSAVVRVAWQHSLKHLRDTLGNDPASWQWGKAHTLTHNHPLGVKKPLHLLFNVGPFAAPGTHEVPNNLSAKIGPAPWPVNYGPSTRRLIDFADAGQALTSNPVGQSGVPFDRHYSDQAEGYVQGQYQRVQMGMIPAQSSLRLVPGP
- a CDS encoding alpha/beta hydrolase; the encoded protein is MQRHFIEIDGARMSYVDQGQGFPVLLGHNYLWSADMWQPQIDALSAHFRVIVPELWGHGGSDAPPATTTDMSALARQHLALLDALDIGQCHLVGLSVGGMWGAQLALEHPHRVDRLVLMDTYLGAEPEATRIKYFGLLDAASAAGMFPEPLLDIVVPIFFHAGGQTVPLVRETFRAALKASSAEVIRQSLDPLGRVIFGRPDLLPRLGELASERTIVVCGDQDIPRPPEESSEMARLIGCLAAQIPFAGHISSLENPRVVNEFLLNWLPRNP
- a CDS encoding transporter substrate-binding domain-containing protein, which codes for MKTANFTKLLAPLFGLALLAGCNKAEEPPKPAAASPATSYLETIKARDKLIVGVFTDKPPFGFVDEKGRYVGFDTDIGRRLAKDLLGDENKVEFVAVEPASRIPFLQSDKVDLILANMTVTPERKEAVDFTNPNLRVAVQAIVADGSPVQKLDDLADKTIIVTTGTTADIWLTRNHPDWKLLKFEKNSESLQALATGRGDAYAQDNLILFSWAKQNPGYRVLPELLGDEAPIAPAVKKGNIELRDWVNAELAKLGEEKFLLKLYDQYVRKELSDDTKPESVIVEGGKWQG
- a CDS encoding amino acid ABC transporter ATP-binding protein, which codes for MSALIEFQGFNKFFGEQQVLKGVDLKVAAGEVVVILGPSGCGKSTLLRCLNGLEQAHGGHLRLAGQELLDPRTDWRAIRQRVGMVFQSYHLFGHMSVIDNLLLGPLKVQKRERAEAQAQAEALLARVGLLDKRDAFPRQLSGGQQQRIAIVRSLCMNPEVMLFDEVTAALDPEMVKEVLQVIQGLARDGMTLLIVTHEMAFARAVADRIVFMEAGRILEQGAPESFFTRPQTARAQQFLEKFSFVESLPKTLHKELS
- a CDS encoding amino acid ABC transporter permease, whose amino-acid sequence is MASSAFELLLQALPQLAGGAAQTLAISALGILFATLGGLLYGVLATLGNRVLSIALQVYLELFRAIPVLVWLYLVFFGLPIFFGLSIPSFWCAVLVLGLWGASEVGEVVRGALRSLPRGQREAGLSIGLAGWQLYGYVLLPQALKRMTPPTINIYTRIIKTSSLAVLIGVVEVIKAGQQIIERTYESVLIYGALFLFFFIVCYPLSAASRVLERRWAHS